In one window of Canis lupus baileyi chromosome 10, mCanLup2.hap1, whole genome shotgun sequence DNA:
- the LEAP2 gene encoding liver-expressed antimicrobial peptide 2, which translates to MWHLKLFAVLMICLLLLNQVDGSPIMELSSTKRRPRRMTPFWRGVSLRPIGSSCRDDSECITRLCRKRRCSLSVAQE; encoded by the exons ATGTGGCACCTCAAACTCTTTGCAGTGCTCATGATCTGCTTGCTGCTGTTGAACCAG GTAGATGGCTCCCCCATAATGGAACTGAGTTCAACCAAGAGAAGGCCACGGAGAATGACCCCATTTTGGAGAGGGGTTTCCCTAAGGCCCATTGGATCCTCCTGCCGGGACGATTCTGAGTGTATCACGAGGCTGTGCAG aaaaagACGCTGTTCCCTAAGTGTGGCCCAGGAATGA